Proteins from a genomic interval of Nasonia vitripennis strain AsymCx chromosome 3, Nvit_psr_1.1, whole genome shotgun sequence:
- the LOC100114931 gene encoding cadherin-23 isoform X1, with the protein MKVLRCASKTDDYSLRRAAPFLLALLLLLLPATCEARNNPPRFLTERGQTAEIVLRLKEGPETPVGSLIYRLRGVDPDGDDLTFGVRDQPGSDVISIDKFSANEANVYLKKPLDRETKDEYAIVLTLTDGKLGDNNFITQSLLLLVEDINDNTPVFKPHPTSLTVPEDAKPGVLTTVEATDLDEGAHGQVVYYLQETEGENDVFSITTVNGKGVIRLAGQLDYERKYLYQLRILAVDRAINEKVNTGSTAILVKVQDVEDQPPEFISMTPVSRISENSKVGTSVLQVRAIDGDKGINNRVTYDITRGPRHLFDIDATSGTVFTTAPLDREAPDNSDGSFILEITVKEESSVVPTPSVSTEVTIILMDVNDETPTFRSSKYIAEINENAPHNTPVNFIGDAIPEVFDHDLGSNGTFKLVIQGDQGIFEVSPTQGINEAPFLIRVKDPSKLDFEQITVVNFTLAAKEIVPNSPKQSVVPVSVYIKDQNDNYPEFTESTYEVSVLENCAAGTTVAWVQALDEDSGNFGTKGIRYTNLGGSLAHALTLNYNTGVITVKQPGASFDRELVSRHFLTVEARDDLGKGNRNTAQLIVNINDVNDNAPAFLQNKYEAVLLENEELFDAPIVVEAFDIDLNGTRNSEIVYSIVSSDYSRNFTIDKKRGIIVPVAPMDFEALPILKDARSEPSVRALKLTIRARDKGSPSLSSDVLLVVYFKDVNDNAPAFERPIYKKNVPEDLPGGTSVLQVKAWDKDLSSPNNKVVYRIQSGAGDKFVIEPETGTIRVSPGSNLDPDLTSPKTTRYSLKVLAIDSGSEIQRSAQVLVNITIIDVNNKLPVFVDPGTVTIRENTQAGAYVHRIVANDPDIAPILRYRIDPNSSEARNEEGTLIRIQEYDYLAALELNAVDGLLRVVKLLDRERVETIRLGLVVEDLAAVKGIQTASATLNIVIEDENDNDPRFRRPFYRRYVTENSKNGVNIASIVADDADKNRTISYTFESPRELTDMVKLDSETGEVTVANKIDREVHSWLNLTVRATDSGIPPRSSLAEVFIQVIDENDNNPYFVTDVSNVTVNENSKIGTEIIALKARDPDSGDYGKVTYLLDRMSSQGKFAIHPDSGSLTVADTLDWETRSSYVLVIEAWDNYQFGYTAGESRNAFKQIEVTVIDVNDNVPKVEIPEGCATISEFHDVRESIVFVKTKDADNPLMPNGRTKIRIISGNDLGYFTLEQTDYWRARLKASESLRGRFGNYSLKLEVQDLGSPPNKVLATLDVCVTDYNDNPPVFISPQHNVTIRVPENMTVGSEIVQVQAKDADIGPNGDVHYRLKQDIAGHHRTFRIDHKTGVISLKMPLDREIQKLYEIRVQAYDMGTPTPLSSDLDLMIYVKNINDYEPQFLIDVHNVNFTEERPAGFERVILPETIDRDEVDDLDDPPTKVCYFIVGGNDEKSFDLDISTHELTTAVTLDRETKEVYEIIIKATEDCNTIPKNQTTFNEKDDTLLKVVITVNDINDNAPKFISETFTGGVTTDADFGTEFMQVKAVDLDTGANAIVKYYLIGSIQMTLTEGFDNIQLQPFLVDETTGDVTLNFDPQRGMKGYFDFMVLANDTDGLHDTARVFIYLLREDQRVRFVLRQHPPEIRSRIEYFREVLGNVTGAIVNVDEYKIHENQDGSVDRTRTDLYLHLVDRNDNSILEVSEVLQLVDRNIEKLDALFKDFNVLDTQPAQPQTMAQFEQAGTTLWLATLTLFLAGLLVICVGLCLSQRASYQRQLKAANGTLGVTDSEFLRGPGRVPNTNKHSVEGSNPIWMHAYENEWFKSDESISHNSERDSLDENAVNNDEMNEVNTNEITTEDKPYYTQQRVTSIFSVETTTIDTTSDDANEGGSSSRKSPIFRGHNLVLNNVCPLGINVETTEL; encoded by the exons ATGAAGGTGCTCCGATGCGCATCGAAGACGGACGACTACTCTCTGCGGCGAGCGGCGCCGTTTTTGctggcgctgctgctactcCTACTGCCAGCGACATGCGAGGCGAGGAACAACCCGCCGCGCTTCCTCACCGAACGCGGCCAGACCGCCGAGATCGTGCTACGACTGAAGGAAGGCCCGGAAACGCCGGTTG GCAGCCTGATCTACCGATTACGAGGCGTCGACCCGGACGGAGATGACCTGACGTTCGGGGTACGAGATCAGCCGGGCAGCGACGTGATAAGCATCGACAAGTTCAGCGCTAACGAAGCCAACGTCTACCTCAAGAAGCCGCTAGACCGAGAG ACGAAAGACGAGTACGCGATAGTCCTAACGCTGACAGACGGCAAGCTGGGCGACAACAACTTCATAACCCAGAGTCTCCTGCTGCTCGTCGAGGACATCAACGACAACACGCCCGTGTTCAAGCCCCACCCGACGAGTCTCACCGTTCCCGAAGATGCGAAACCCGGAGTCCTCACGACGGTCGAGGCGACCGACCTCGATGAAGGCGCTCACGGACAGGTCGTCTACTACCTGCAGGAGACCGAAGGAGAAAACGATGTGTTCAGTATTACGACGGTTAACGGAAAAGGGGTGATCAGGTTAGCTGGTCAACTGGATTACGAGAGGAAGTATCTATACCAGCTGCGGATCTTGGCGGTTGACCGGGCAATCAACGAGAAG GTCAACACTGGATCCACCGCGATACTCGTGAAAGTACAAGACGTGGAGGATCAGCCTCCAGAGTTCATCTCGATGACTCCCGTGTCGAGGATCAGCGAGAACTCCAAGGTCGGGACGTCGGTTCTCCAAG TGCGAGCAATCGACGGCGACAAGGGGATCAACAACCGGGTGACGTACGACATAACGCGTGGACCTCGTCACCTCTTCGACATAGACGCGACGTCCGGTACGGTCTTCACGACAGCCCCCTTAGACCGCGAGGCGCCGGACAACAGCGACGGATCCTTCATCCTCGAGATAACGGTGAAGGAGGAGTCGAGCGTCGTGCCAACGCCGTCGGTGTCCACCGAGGTCACCATCATTCTGATGGACGTCAACGATGAGACGCCCACCTTCAGGAGTAGCAAGTACATAGCGGAAATAAACGAAAACGCGCCTCACAATACGCCGGTCAATTTTATCGGCGACGCCATACCCGAGGTCTTCGATCACGATTTG GGATCAAACGGAACGTTCAAATTAGTCATTCAAGGCGATCAGGGGATATTCGAAGTGAGCCCGACGCAGGGCATCAACGAGGCTCCATTTTTAATCAGAGTTAAGGACCCCTCGAAACTCGATTTCGAGCAGATAACGG TGGTAAATTTCACTCTCGCAGCCAAAGAAATAGTGCCAAACAGCCCGAAACAAAGCGTCGTCCCGGTGAGCGTGTACATAAAGGACCAAAACGACAATTATCCGGAATTCACGGAAAGCACTTACGAGGTCTCGGTGCTCGAGAATTGCGCGGCGGGGACGACCGTCGCCTGGGTCCAAGCTTTGGACGAGGATAGCGGCAACTTCGGTACAAAGGGGATTAGATACACCAATCTGGGCGGCAGCCTCGCTCACGC ttTAACGCTAAACTACAATACGGGCGTGATAACCGTGAAGCAGCCGGGCGCGTCCTTCGACCGCGAGCTAGTCTCGCGGCACTTCCTGACCGTCGAGGCTCGCGACGATCTGGGCAAGGGCAACCGCAACACGGCCCAGCTCATCGTCAACATCAACGATGTCAACGACAACGCTCCCGCCTTCCTGCAGAACAAGTACGAAGCGGTGCTGCTGGAGAACGAGGAGCTCTTCGACGCGCCCATCGTCGTCGAGGCCTTCGACATAGACCTCAACGGCACGAGGAACAGCGAGATCGTCTACTCCATCGTCTCCAGCGACTACTCGCGGAACTTCACCATCGACAAGAAGCGCGGAATCATCGTGCCCGTTGCCCCGATGGATTTCGAGGCTCTGCCGATCCTGAAGGACGCTCGCTCCGAGCCGTCGGTCAGGGCGCTCAAGCTGACCATAAGGGCGAGAGACAAGGGATCGCCCAGCTTGAGCTCGGACGTCTTGCTGGTCGTCTATTTCAAGGACGTGAACGATAACGCACCGGCTTTCGAGAGGCCCATCTATAAGAAGAACGTGCCCGAAGACTTACCCGGTGGAACGAGCGTTTTGCAG GTGAAAGCTTGGGACAAGGACCTCTCGTCGCCTAACAACAAAGTCGTGTACAGAATCCAGAGTGGCGCGGGCGATAAGTTTGTGATAGAGCCCGAGACAGGGACAATCAGAGTGTCGCCCGGCTCGAATTTAGATCCGGATTTGACGTCCCCCAAGACCACGAGATACAGCCTCAAGGTGCTGGCGATCGATAGCGGCTCCGAAATTCAAAGGTCCGCCCAGGTCCTCGTCAACATCACCATTATTGACGTGAACAACAAGCTGCCCGTGTTCGTCGACCCCGGCACCGTCACTATCCGCGAGAACACTCAG GCCGGAGCTTACGTGCACCGCATCGTGGCCAACGATCCGGACATCGCGCCGATTCTGCGCTACAGAATCGATCCGAACTCGTCGGAAGCGAGGAACGAGGAAGGCACGCTAATCCGCATTCAGGAATACGATTATCTCGCGGCTCTGGAGTTGAATGCAGTCGACGGACTTCTGAGGGTCGTAAAGTTACTCGACAGGGAAAGAGTCGAGACAATAAGGCTCGGCTTGGTCGTCGAAGATTTAGCAGCCGTCAAGGGAATCCAAACTGCTTCGG cAACTCTCAACATAGTGATCGAGGACGAGAACGACAACGACCCGAGATTTCGACGGCCGTTTTACAGGCGATACGTCACGGAGAACAGTAAAAACGGAGTGAACATCGCCAGTATCGTGGCCGACGACGCCGATAAAAATCGTACCATCAGTTACACGTTCGAAAGTCCGCGAGAGCTCACCGACATGGTCAAACTCGACTCGGAAACCGGCGAGGTGACGGTGGCTAATAAAATTGACAGAGAGGTCCACTCTTGGCTGAATCTCACCGTTCGCGCTACCGATTCTGGAATACCGCCAAG GTCTAGTCTAGCAGAAGTTTTCATCCAAGTGATCGACGAGAACGACAATAATCCGTACTTCGTGACCGACGTGAGCAACGTGACCGTCAACGAAAACTCGAAAATCGGCACGGAAATAATCGCGCTCAAAGCCAGAGATCCGGACAGCGGAGACTATGGAAAAGTCACCTATCTACTGGACAGAATGTCCTCTCAG GGAAAGTTCGCGATTCATCCGGACAGCGGATCGCTGACGGTCGCCGACACGCTCGACTGGGAGACGAGGAGCTCTTACGTGCTCGTTATCGAGGCCTGGGACAATTATCAGTTCGGTTACACTGCCGGTGAATCTCGAAACGCGTTCAAGCAGATCGA AGTTACGGTGATCGACGTGAACGACAACGTGCCAAAGGTGGAGATTCCCGAGGGATGTGCGACGATCTCGGAGTTTCACGACGTTCGCGAGAGCATCGTGTTCGTCAAGACCAAAGATGCGGATAATCCGCTGATGCCGAACGGGAGGACGAAGATTCGTATTATCTCCGGAAATGACTTGg GCTACTTCACGCTGGAACAAACCGATTACTGGAGAGCACGACTGAAAGCATCCGAGTCCCTTCGCGGTAGATTTGGAAACTATTCTTTGAAGCTCGAGGTACAGGACCTTGGAAGTCCTCCCAACAAAGTTCTCGCTACTTTGGACGTCTGTGTGACCGACTACAACGACAACCCGCCTGTTTTTATTAGTCCGCAGCACAACGTTACCATCAGAGTACCGGAG AACATGACTGTGGGTTCTGAAATCGTTCAAGTGCAAGCGAAAGATGCGGATATAGGACCAAACGGCGACGTTCATTATCGATTGAAGCAAGACATTGCTGGACACCATAGAACGTTTAGAATCGACCATAAGACTGGagtaatatctttgaaaatgCCACTGGATCGAGAGATACAAAAACTATACGAG ATCCGAGTGCAAGCCTACGACATGGGTACACCGACACCGCTGAGCTCTGATCTGGACCTGATGATTTACGTGAAGAACATCAACGATTACGAGCCGCAATTTCTGATCGACGTACATAACGTGAATTTCACGGAAGAGCGGCCAGCGGGATTTGAAAGAGTTATTCTTCCGGAAACCATTGACAGGGATGAGGTGGACGACCTCGACGATCCACCGACTAAAGTTTGTTATTTCATCGTCGGGGGAAATGACGAGAAATCGTTCGACCTTGACATCTCCACTCATGAGCTCACG ACTGCGGTTACATTGGATCGAGAAACGAAGGAAGTCTACGAGATAATAATCAAAGCTACTGAAGATTGCAATACGATTCCTAAGAATCAGACAACTTTTAATGAGAAAGATGACACGCTGTTGAAGGTTGTCATTACGGTCAATGACATAAACGATAACGCACCTAAATTTATTAGCGAGACCTTTACCGGTGGGGTAACGACTGATGCTGATTTTGGGACAGAATTTATGCAAGTTaag GCTGTCGATTTGGATACCGGGGCGAATGCGATTGTTAAATATTATCTAATTGGATCAATACAGATGACTTTAACTGAGGGCTTCGATAACATTCAATTACAGCCTTTTTTGGTCGATGAAACAACAGGGGATGTAACTCTGAATTTCGACCCACAGCGTGGAATGAAAGGATACTTTGATTTTATG GTTTTAGCCAACGATACCGATGGTCTTCATGATACTGCCAGGGTTTTCATTTACTTACTAAGAGAGGATCAACGAGTCAGATTTGTACTTAGACAACACCCCCCGGAAATTCGTAGCAGAATCGAATACTTTCGAGA GGTGCTGGGCAACGTAACAGGCGCTATTGTGAACGTGGACGAATACAAGATTCACGAGAATCAGGATGGATCGGTCGATCGGACGCGAACCGATCTCTATTTGCATCTAGTAGATCGTAACGATAACTCGATACTCGAGGTGTCGGAAGTTTTGCAACTAGTTGATCGCAATATAGAGAAACTTGATGCGCTTTTCAAAGACTTTAACGTACTAGACACGCAGCCAGCTCAACCGCAAACCATGGCGCAATTCGAACAAGCGGGCACAACTCTGTGGCTCGCTACCCTCACTCTGTTTCTGGCTGGTCTACTGGTCATCTGCGTGGGATTATGTCTCTCGCAAAGAGCTTCATATCAGAGACAACTAAAAGCTGCAAATGGTACCCTTG
- the LOC100114931 gene encoding cadherin-23 isoform X2, producing the protein MKVLRCASKTDDYSLRRAAPFLLALLLLLLPATCEARNNPPRFLTERGQTAEIVLRLKEGPETPVGSLIYRLRGVDPDGDDLTFGVRDQPGSDVISIDKFSANEANVYLKKPLDRETKDEYAIVLTLTDGKLGDNNFITQSLLLLVEDINDNTPVFKPHPTSLTVPEDAKPGVLTTVEATDLDEGAHGQVVYYLQETEGENDVFSITTVNGKGVIRLAGQLDYERKYLYQLRILAVDRAINEKVNTGSTAILVKVQDVEDQPPEFISMTPVSRISENSKVGTSVLQVRAIDGDKGINNRVTYDITRGPRHLFDIDATSGTVFTTAPLDREAPDNSDGSFILEITVKEESSVVPTPSVSTEVTIILMDVNDETPTFRSSKYIAEINENAPHNTPVNFIGDAIPEVFDHDLGSNGTFKLVIQGDQGIFEVSPTQGINEAPFLIRVKDPSKLDFEQITVVNFTLAAKEIVPNSPKQSVVPVSVYIKDQNDNYPEFTESTYEVSVLENCAAGTTVAWVQALDEDSGNFGTKGIRYTNLGGSLAHALTLNYNTGVITVKQPGASFDRELVSRHFLTVEARDDLGKGNRNTAQLIVNINDVNDNAPAFLQNKYEAVLLENEELFDAPIVVEAFDIDLNGTRNSEIVYSIVSSDYSRNFTIDKKRGIIVPVAPMDFEALPILKDARSEPSVRALKLTIRARDKGSPSLSSDVLLVVYFKDVNDNAPAFERPIYKKNVPEDLPGGTSVLQVKAWDKDLSSPNNKVVYRIQSGAGDKFVIEPETGTIRVSPGSNLDPDLTSPKTTRYSLKVLAIDSGSEIQRSAQVLVNITIIDVNNKLPVFVDPGTVTIRENTQAGAYVHRIVANDPDIAPILRYRIDPNSSEARNEEGTLIRIQEYDYLAALELNAVDGLLRVVKLLDRERVETIRLGLVVEDLAAVKGIQTASATLNIVIEDENDNDPRFRRPFYRRYVTENSKNGVNIASIVADDADKNRTISYTFESPRELTDMVKLDSETGEVTVANKIDREVHSWLNLTVRATDSGIPPRSSLAEVFIQVIDENDNNPYFVTDVSNVTVNENSKIGTEIIALKARDPDSGDYGKVTYLLDRMSSQGKFAIHPDSGSLTVADTLDWETRSSYVLVIEAWDNYQFGYTAGESRNAFKQIEVTVIDVNDNVPKVEIPEGCATISEFHDVRESIVFVKTKDADNPLMPNGRTKIRIISGNDLGYFTLEQTDYWRARLKASESLRGRFGNYSLKLEVQDLGSPPNKVLATLDVCVTDYNDNPPVFISPQHNVTIRVPENMTVGSEIVQVQAKDADIGPNGDVHYRLKQDIAGHHRTFRIDHKTGVISLKMPLDREIQKLYEIRVQAYDMGTPTPLSSDLDLMIYVKNINDYEPQFLIDVHNVNFTEERPAGFERVILPETIDRDEVDDLDDPPTKVCYFIVGGNDEKSFDLDISTHELTTAVTLDRETKEVYEIIIKATEDCNTIPKNQTTFNEKDDTLLKVVITVNDINDNAPKFISETFTGGVTTDADFGTEFMQVKAVDLDTGANAIVKYYLIGSIQMTLTEGFDNIQLQPFLVDETTGDVTLNFDPQRGMKGYFDFMVLANDTDGLHDTARVFIYLLREDQRVRFVLRQHPPEIRSRIEYFREVLGNVTGAIVNVDEYKIHENQDGSVDRTRTDLYLHLVDRNDNSILEVSEVLQLVDRNIEKLDALFKDFNVLDTQPAQPQTMAQFEQAGTTLWLATLTLFLAGLLVICVGLCLSQRASYQRQLKAANGVTDSEFLRGPGRVPNTNKHSVEGSNPIWMHAYENEWFKSDESISHNSERDSLDENAVNNDEMNEVNTNEITTEDKPYYTQQRVTSIFSVETTTIDTTSDDANEGGSSSRKSPIFRGHNLVLNNVCPLGINVETTEL; encoded by the exons ATGAAGGTGCTCCGATGCGCATCGAAGACGGACGACTACTCTCTGCGGCGAGCGGCGCCGTTTTTGctggcgctgctgctactcCTACTGCCAGCGACATGCGAGGCGAGGAACAACCCGCCGCGCTTCCTCACCGAACGCGGCCAGACCGCCGAGATCGTGCTACGACTGAAGGAAGGCCCGGAAACGCCGGTTG GCAGCCTGATCTACCGATTACGAGGCGTCGACCCGGACGGAGATGACCTGACGTTCGGGGTACGAGATCAGCCGGGCAGCGACGTGATAAGCATCGACAAGTTCAGCGCTAACGAAGCCAACGTCTACCTCAAGAAGCCGCTAGACCGAGAG ACGAAAGACGAGTACGCGATAGTCCTAACGCTGACAGACGGCAAGCTGGGCGACAACAACTTCATAACCCAGAGTCTCCTGCTGCTCGTCGAGGACATCAACGACAACACGCCCGTGTTCAAGCCCCACCCGACGAGTCTCACCGTTCCCGAAGATGCGAAACCCGGAGTCCTCACGACGGTCGAGGCGACCGACCTCGATGAAGGCGCTCACGGACAGGTCGTCTACTACCTGCAGGAGACCGAAGGAGAAAACGATGTGTTCAGTATTACGACGGTTAACGGAAAAGGGGTGATCAGGTTAGCTGGTCAACTGGATTACGAGAGGAAGTATCTATACCAGCTGCGGATCTTGGCGGTTGACCGGGCAATCAACGAGAAG GTCAACACTGGATCCACCGCGATACTCGTGAAAGTACAAGACGTGGAGGATCAGCCTCCAGAGTTCATCTCGATGACTCCCGTGTCGAGGATCAGCGAGAACTCCAAGGTCGGGACGTCGGTTCTCCAAG TGCGAGCAATCGACGGCGACAAGGGGATCAACAACCGGGTGACGTACGACATAACGCGTGGACCTCGTCACCTCTTCGACATAGACGCGACGTCCGGTACGGTCTTCACGACAGCCCCCTTAGACCGCGAGGCGCCGGACAACAGCGACGGATCCTTCATCCTCGAGATAACGGTGAAGGAGGAGTCGAGCGTCGTGCCAACGCCGTCGGTGTCCACCGAGGTCACCATCATTCTGATGGACGTCAACGATGAGACGCCCACCTTCAGGAGTAGCAAGTACATAGCGGAAATAAACGAAAACGCGCCTCACAATACGCCGGTCAATTTTATCGGCGACGCCATACCCGAGGTCTTCGATCACGATTTG GGATCAAACGGAACGTTCAAATTAGTCATTCAAGGCGATCAGGGGATATTCGAAGTGAGCCCGACGCAGGGCATCAACGAGGCTCCATTTTTAATCAGAGTTAAGGACCCCTCGAAACTCGATTTCGAGCAGATAACGG TGGTAAATTTCACTCTCGCAGCCAAAGAAATAGTGCCAAACAGCCCGAAACAAAGCGTCGTCCCGGTGAGCGTGTACATAAAGGACCAAAACGACAATTATCCGGAATTCACGGAAAGCACTTACGAGGTCTCGGTGCTCGAGAATTGCGCGGCGGGGACGACCGTCGCCTGGGTCCAAGCTTTGGACGAGGATAGCGGCAACTTCGGTACAAAGGGGATTAGATACACCAATCTGGGCGGCAGCCTCGCTCACGC ttTAACGCTAAACTACAATACGGGCGTGATAACCGTGAAGCAGCCGGGCGCGTCCTTCGACCGCGAGCTAGTCTCGCGGCACTTCCTGACCGTCGAGGCTCGCGACGATCTGGGCAAGGGCAACCGCAACACGGCCCAGCTCATCGTCAACATCAACGATGTCAACGACAACGCTCCCGCCTTCCTGCAGAACAAGTACGAAGCGGTGCTGCTGGAGAACGAGGAGCTCTTCGACGCGCCCATCGTCGTCGAGGCCTTCGACATAGACCTCAACGGCACGAGGAACAGCGAGATCGTCTACTCCATCGTCTCCAGCGACTACTCGCGGAACTTCACCATCGACAAGAAGCGCGGAATCATCGTGCCCGTTGCCCCGATGGATTTCGAGGCTCTGCCGATCCTGAAGGACGCTCGCTCCGAGCCGTCGGTCAGGGCGCTCAAGCTGACCATAAGGGCGAGAGACAAGGGATCGCCCAGCTTGAGCTCGGACGTCTTGCTGGTCGTCTATTTCAAGGACGTGAACGATAACGCACCGGCTTTCGAGAGGCCCATCTATAAGAAGAACGTGCCCGAAGACTTACCCGGTGGAACGAGCGTTTTGCAG GTGAAAGCTTGGGACAAGGACCTCTCGTCGCCTAACAACAAAGTCGTGTACAGAATCCAGAGTGGCGCGGGCGATAAGTTTGTGATAGAGCCCGAGACAGGGACAATCAGAGTGTCGCCCGGCTCGAATTTAGATCCGGATTTGACGTCCCCCAAGACCACGAGATACAGCCTCAAGGTGCTGGCGATCGATAGCGGCTCCGAAATTCAAAGGTCCGCCCAGGTCCTCGTCAACATCACCATTATTGACGTGAACAACAAGCTGCCCGTGTTCGTCGACCCCGGCACCGTCACTATCCGCGAGAACACTCAG GCCGGAGCTTACGTGCACCGCATCGTGGCCAACGATCCGGACATCGCGCCGATTCTGCGCTACAGAATCGATCCGAACTCGTCGGAAGCGAGGAACGAGGAAGGCACGCTAATCCGCATTCAGGAATACGATTATCTCGCGGCTCTGGAGTTGAATGCAGTCGACGGACTTCTGAGGGTCGTAAAGTTACTCGACAGGGAAAGAGTCGAGACAATAAGGCTCGGCTTGGTCGTCGAAGATTTAGCAGCCGTCAAGGGAATCCAAACTGCTTCGG cAACTCTCAACATAGTGATCGAGGACGAGAACGACAACGACCCGAGATTTCGACGGCCGTTTTACAGGCGATACGTCACGGAGAACAGTAAAAACGGAGTGAACATCGCCAGTATCGTGGCCGACGACGCCGATAAAAATCGTACCATCAGTTACACGTTCGAAAGTCCGCGAGAGCTCACCGACATGGTCAAACTCGACTCGGAAACCGGCGAGGTGACGGTGGCTAATAAAATTGACAGAGAGGTCCACTCTTGGCTGAATCTCACCGTTCGCGCTACCGATTCTGGAATACCGCCAAG GTCTAGTCTAGCAGAAGTTTTCATCCAAGTGATCGACGAGAACGACAATAATCCGTACTTCGTGACCGACGTGAGCAACGTGACCGTCAACGAAAACTCGAAAATCGGCACGGAAATAATCGCGCTCAAAGCCAGAGATCCGGACAGCGGAGACTATGGAAAAGTCACCTATCTACTGGACAGAATGTCCTCTCAG GGAAAGTTCGCGATTCATCCGGACAGCGGATCGCTGACGGTCGCCGACACGCTCGACTGGGAGACGAGGAGCTCTTACGTGCTCGTTATCGAGGCCTGGGACAATTATCAGTTCGGTTACACTGCCGGTGAATCTCGAAACGCGTTCAAGCAGATCGA AGTTACGGTGATCGACGTGAACGACAACGTGCCAAAGGTGGAGATTCCCGAGGGATGTGCGACGATCTCGGAGTTTCACGACGTTCGCGAGAGCATCGTGTTCGTCAAGACCAAAGATGCGGATAATCCGCTGATGCCGAACGGGAGGACGAAGATTCGTATTATCTCCGGAAATGACTTGg GCTACTTCACGCTGGAACAAACCGATTACTGGAGAGCACGACTGAAAGCATCCGAGTCCCTTCGCGGTAGATTTGGAAACTATTCTTTGAAGCTCGAGGTACAGGACCTTGGAAGTCCTCCCAACAAAGTTCTCGCTACTTTGGACGTCTGTGTGACCGACTACAACGACAACCCGCCTGTTTTTATTAGTCCGCAGCACAACGTTACCATCAGAGTACCGGAG AACATGACTGTGGGTTCTGAAATCGTTCAAGTGCAAGCGAAAGATGCGGATATAGGACCAAACGGCGACGTTCATTATCGATTGAAGCAAGACATTGCTGGACACCATAGAACGTTTAGAATCGACCATAAGACTGGagtaatatctttgaaaatgCCACTGGATCGAGAGATACAAAAACTATACGAG ATCCGAGTGCAAGCCTACGACATGGGTACACCGACACCGCTGAGCTCTGATCTGGACCTGATGATTTACGTGAAGAACATCAACGATTACGAGCCGCAATTTCTGATCGACGTACATAACGTGAATTTCACGGAAGAGCGGCCAGCGGGATTTGAAAGAGTTATTCTTCCGGAAACCATTGACAGGGATGAGGTGGACGACCTCGACGATCCACCGACTAAAGTTTGTTATTTCATCGTCGGGGGAAATGACGAGAAATCGTTCGACCTTGACATCTCCACTCATGAGCTCACG ACTGCGGTTACATTGGATCGAGAAACGAAGGAAGTCTACGAGATAATAATCAAAGCTACTGAAGATTGCAATACGATTCCTAAGAATCAGACAACTTTTAATGAGAAAGATGACACGCTGTTGAAGGTTGTCATTACGGTCAATGACATAAACGATAACGCACCTAAATTTATTAGCGAGACCTTTACCGGTGGGGTAACGACTGATGCTGATTTTGGGACAGAATTTATGCAAGTTaag GCTGTCGATTTGGATACCGGGGCGAATGCGATTGTTAAATATTATCTAATTGGATCAATACAGATGACTTTAACTGAGGGCTTCGATAACATTCAATTACAGCCTTTTTTGGTCGATGAAACAACAGGGGATGTAACTCTGAATTTCGACCCACAGCGTGGAATGAAAGGATACTTTGATTTTATG GTTTTAGCCAACGATACCGATGGTCTTCATGATACTGCCAGGGTTTTCATTTACTTACTAAGAGAGGATCAACGAGTCAGATTTGTACTTAGACAACACCCCCCGGAAATTCGTAGCAGAATCGAATACTTTCGAGA GGTGCTGGGCAACGTAACAGGCGCTATTGTGAACGTGGACGAATACAAGATTCACGAGAATCAGGATGGATCGGTCGATCGGACGCGAACCGATCTCTATTTGCATCTAGTAGATCGTAACGATAACTCGATACTCGAGGTGTCGGAAGTTTTGCAACTAGTTGATCGCAATATAGAGAAACTTGATGCGCTTTTCAAAGACTTTAACGTACTAGACACGCAGCCAGCTCAACCGCAAACCATGGCGCAATTCGAACAAGCGGGCACAACTCTGTGGCTCGCTACCCTCACTCTGTTTCTGGCTGGTCTACTGGTCATCTGCGTGGGATTATGTCTCTCGCAAAGAGCTTCATATCAGAGACAACTAAAAGCTGCAAATG